In Gimesia panareensis, the genomic window TGTGGTTGTTGGCCATGCCGCCTGCACCGAGGAAGCCGATGCGAATACGATCATTGGCGCCCAGAATACTGGCGTAACTTTTTGCGGTCCAGGCCATACCGGCTGCCGCGGCACCGCCGGTGCGGAGAAAACTTCTGCGCGAAACTTCGTTCGCAGTCGCTTGCTGTTCAGAGCTCATACGTACTTTTCCTGTTGTTAGGGAAGATTCAGTTTCCGTCCGGAGCGCGACTACTTGAGTTCTTTGATTCGGAAATCTTTGAACTCAATGTGAGCGCCATGGCCACAGAGGCAGAGGTAGCCTTTGTCCCGTTTGAGACCGGGATGATCTTTGTGATCGATCGTGCCGTTTTTCTTGGCGTCTGCCATATCGTAGTCCAGAATCACGGTGCCGTTGAGTGTGACTTTGACGTGATTGCCATTCACGAGAACTTCTTCAGAGTTCCACTGACCAACCGGGTTGAGGTAACCTCGTTTGGCAGCCGCAGTCCCGTACAGCGAACCGTGGTACTGATACTTCTGCAGCTTGGCGTATTTTTCTGCGGTGTTGTCCAGGATCTGAAGTTCTTTGCCAGCGTAGGCAGGGCTGCCTTTAGGATTCAGGGGAACATGGAAACCGATCCCGTTGTTGGCGCCGGCATCCAGTTTGAAATCGAACCGCAGGACGAAGTTTTTGTATTCTTTGTCGGTGAAGAGATTTCCGCCGCTCTCTTTTTTGCTGATGAGCATGCCGTCTTTGACGTAATACCCGTCGGTGGCCCCTTGCCAGCCATCCAGGTTCTTGCCGTTAAAGATGCTGACGAAATCGCTTTCGCAGTGTTCTTCAGCGCTCAGGGGAGCAGTCAGAGAGATCATCAGACCGGCGACAGTCAGTAGGGAGAGGGTGGAGATTTTACGGGCAGTCAACAACATAAGATTGATTCCTTGAAATTCAGCGATTGTCAGTTAATCAGGAAGGAAAAATCCTGTGATATTTAAGGATCTTTAAAAAGGAGTGTGAGTTGAGCATACCAGAGGCAGATTACCAGAATCAATGGAAAAGCTTGTGAAACCGGAGGGTTTTTTGTTTGAGGTGGTTTCGACTAGAATGCGTGCAGGCGACTCCCTTTGAATTAAATTCCTCTCACATAAGAAGATGGCTGAACATGAATACCGAGCACGAAGCTGCGTCAGATGTAGCAACACTTCATTGGGTTGGTGATACGGATGGATATCTGAAAATGATCGATCAGACGCTGCTGCCCACCGAGTATCGGGAAATCGAATGCCGGGATGTGGAGACGGTCTGGGAGGCGATTAAAAAACTGCGTGTCCGCGGCGCACCGGCGATCGGGATTGCAGCCGCCTATGGTGTCGTCATTGGCTTGCAGACCGATGCCGGCACATCGCGTGCGGATTTTGATCAACGACTGAAAACGGTTGCCGATTATCTGGCCGAGAGCAGGCCGACGGCGGTGAACCTGTTCTGGGCACTGGACCGTTTGCAGAAGCTGGCTGCCGATTCGTCGGATCTGGACAGCAGCGAGATGCATGCACTCCTGCTGGAAGAGGCGCGGCGGATCGAGGTCGAAGATCTGGAGATGTGCCACAAAATCGGTGAAGTGGGGGCGGCCTTACTCTCTCCCGGAGATGGTGTGCTGACACACTGTAATGCCGGCGGCCTGGCGACTTCGGGCGGCGGCACGGCGCTGGCGGTCTTCTTTGAGGCGGCAAAGCAGGGGAAGGGAATTCATGTTTATGCAGATGAGACCCGCCCTTTATTACAGGGGGCGCGACTGACGACCTGGGAACTGATGCAGAGGAATGTTCCCGTGACCCTGATCAGTGACTCAATGGCAGGTTGGGTGATGAAGGAAGGCAAGATCCAGGCAGTGGTGACCGGCGCGGACCGGATCGCTGCCAACGGGGATTCGGCGAATAAAATCGGCACCTATTCCGTCGCGCTGCTGGCGAGCCTGCACGACATCCCGTTTTATATCGCAGCTCCCTCCAGCACATTCGATCTGAGTCTGGAAAGTGGTGAGGAGATTCCGATCGAAGAACGTCTGCCGGAAGAGATCACGAACGGATTCGGAAAACAGACCGTGCCGGATGGCGTCGATGTCTATAATCCGGCTTTTGACGTGACGCCGGCAAAATTTATCCGGGGCATTATCACGGAACGCGGACTGATTCAACCGGTGA contains:
- a CDS encoding 3-keto-disaccharide hydrolase — translated: MLLTARKISTLSLLTVAGLMISLTAPLSAEEHCESDFVSIFNGKNLDGWQGATDGYYVKDGMLISKKESGGNLFTDKEYKNFVLRFDFKLDAGANNGIGFHVPLNPKGSPAYAGKELQILDNTAEKYAKLQKYQYHGSLYGTAAAKRGYLNPVGQWNSEEVLVNGNHVKVTLNGTVILDYDMADAKKNGTIDHKDHPGLKRDKGYLCLCGHGAHIEFKDFRIKELK
- the mtnA gene encoding S-methyl-5-thioribose-1-phosphate isomerase; translation: MNTEHEAASDVATLHWVGDTDGYLKMIDQTLLPTEYREIECRDVETVWEAIKKLRVRGAPAIGIAAAYGVVIGLQTDAGTSRADFDQRLKTVADYLAESRPTAVNLFWALDRLQKLAADSSDLDSSEMHALLLEEARRIEVEDLEMCHKIGEVGAALLSPGDGVLTHCNAGGLATSGGGTALAVFFEAAKQGKGIHVYADETRPLLQGARLTTWELMQRNVPVTLISDSMAGWVMKEGKIQAVVTGADRIAANGDSANKIGTYSVALLASLHDIPFYIAAPSSTFDLSLESGEEIPIEERLPEEITNGFGKQTVPDGVDVYNPAFDVTPAKFIRGIITERGLIQPVTKEEVLRVLGSEPVQS